The following coding sequences are from one Streptomyces dengpaensis window:
- a CDS encoding HAD-IIA family hydrolase, with protein MTERKPIESWLTDMDGVLMHEGVPVPGADAFIKKLRESGRPFLVLTNNSIYTARDLHARLNRIGLDVPAENIWTSALATASFLDNQHPGGTAYVIGEAGLTTALHDAGYVLTDSAPDFVILGETRTYSFEALTKAIRLINDGARFIATNPDNTGPSAEGVLPATGSVAALITKATGKEPYFVGKPNPLMMRTGLNTIGAHSETSAMIGDRMDTDVLAGLEAGMETFLVLTGLTTKADVDRYPYRPTKVVDSIADLVDLV; from the coding sequence ATGACAGAGCGCAAGCCCATCGAATCGTGGCTCACCGACATGGACGGGGTGCTGATGCACGAGGGCGTCCCGGTGCCCGGCGCGGACGCTTTCATCAAAAAGCTCCGTGAGTCGGGTCGTCCGTTCCTGGTCCTCACGAACAACTCGATCTACACCGCGCGTGACCTCCACGCCCGGCTGAACCGGATCGGTCTCGACGTGCCGGCGGAGAACATCTGGACCTCTGCCCTGGCCACCGCCAGCTTCTTGGACAACCAGCATCCCGGCGGCACCGCCTACGTGATCGGCGAGGCCGGCCTGACCACAGCACTGCACGACGCCGGTTACGTGCTGACCGACTCCGCCCCCGATTTCGTGATCTTGGGTGAAACCCGGACGTATTCCTTCGAGGCTCTGACCAAGGCCATCCGATTGATCAACGACGGTGCCCGCTTCATCGCCACCAACCCGGACAACACCGGGCCCTCCGCAGAGGGCGTTCTCCCGGCGACCGGATCCGTCGCCGCGCTGATCACCAAGGCGACCGGCAAGGAGCCGTACTTCGTAGGCAAGCCGAATCCACTGATGATGCGGACCGGCCTGAACACCATCGGGGCGCATTCGGAGACCAGCGCCATGATCGGCGACCGGATGGACACGGACGTACTGGCCGGCCTGGAGGCCGGGATGGAGACCTTTCTCGTGCTCACCGGACTCACGACCAAAGCCGACGTCGATCGATACCCCTACCGGCCGACCAAGGTCGTGGATTCCATCGCGGATCTTGTCGACCTCGTTTGA
- a CDS encoding GAF and ANTAR domain-containing protein, with protein sequence MHLGTREAQLAAALLEASDTLSDGFGAERYLQRLSDHCVEILDARAAGIMLIEGGEAVSLAVSSRQQEAALDLLAVQQHGGPCLDSYATGRPVPPVSVSAAHAASRWPGFTRAALRHDIAATFAVPLRRRETLLGALNVFLPELPAPEDDGSVRVAQLLADAAAVGLQNHRVYAQYRTLAEQLQVALSSRVRVEQAKGMLAERWDTGVDEAFMALRRYARRHRLPLDEVATRVLDGSVDRDDLGGHLRE encoded by the coding sequence ATGCACCTGGGCACCCGGGAAGCACAGCTGGCTGCGGCCCTGCTGGAGGCGTCGGACACCCTGTCCGACGGTTTCGGCGCCGAGCGGTATCTGCAGCGCCTGTCCGATCACTGCGTGGAGATCCTGGACGCGCGGGCCGCCGGGATCATGCTGATCGAGGGCGGCGAGGCGGTGTCGCTCGCGGTGAGCAGTCGCCAACAGGAGGCCGCGCTCGACCTGTTGGCCGTCCAGCAGCACGGCGGCCCCTGCCTCGACAGCTACGCCACCGGACGGCCCGTCCCGCCCGTCTCCGTCAGCGCCGCCCATGCCGCGTCCCGCTGGCCCGGCTTCACAAGGGCGGCGCTCCGCCACGACATCGCCGCGACCTTCGCGGTCCCGCTGCGCCGCCGCGAGACCCTGCTCGGCGCGCTCAACGTCTTCCTGCCCGAGCTCCCCGCGCCCGAGGACGACGGAAGCGTGCGCGTCGCCCAGCTCCTCGCCGACGCGGCGGCCGTCGGGCTGCAGAACCACCGGGTGTACGCGCAGTACCGGACGCTGGCCGAGCAGTTGCAGGTGGCCCTCTCCAGCCGCGTACGCGTCGAGCAGGCGAAGGGGATGCTCGCGGAGCGCTGGGACACGGGGGTCGACGAGGCGTTCATGGCGCTGCGCCGGTACGCGCGCCGGCACCGGCTGCCGCTGGACGAGGTCGCGACGAGGGTACTCGACGGCTCGGTGGACCGGGACGATCTGGGCGGCCATCTGCGGGAATGA
- a CDS encoding ROK family transcriptional regulator — MNRTSAGGAGMTGGISGGGSGGISGGASGGISGSAAAARGSAGAVGGTPAVRGTAGGVAPGAGVNLLALRSHNAALVLDLLRTAGPSGISRLELAERTGLTPQAVSKITARLRADGLAAEAGRRASTGGKPRTVLRLVPEAGHAVGLHLDRDELTAVLCDLTGAVVAERSARLGLGAGAEAVVEGAVGEVESLTAGVASVLGVGVALPGPLDHARGVLHRVTGFPEWDGFPLRDALAGRLGVPVVVDKDTNAAALGVAVGGGGSAGSASAGSAGAVGGSFAYLHLGTGLGAGLVIGGGVHRGARTGAGEFGHQVIQLDGPVCGCGNRGCIEVLCLDAVGRGAVEEAARVLGAGAANLVGLLDIDLVLLGGRTVAAHQEAFVRGVGAVLEERALREGVASVVPVRVAPGGARGVAEGAAQLLLAPLFGRGEG; from the coding sequence GTGAACAGGACCAGTGCGGGCGGGGCCGGGATGACTGGGGGGATCTCCGGAGGTGGCTCCGGCGGCATCTCCGGAGGTGCTTCAGGCGGCATCTCCGGGAGTGCCGCCGCGGCCAGGGGAAGTGCCGGAGCCGTCGGGGGAACCCCTGCGGTCAGGGGAACCGCCGGAGGTGTCGCGCCGGGCGCCGGTGTGAACCTGCTCGCCCTGCGCAGCCACAACGCCGCCCTTGTGCTCGATCTGCTGCGCACGGCCGGGCCGTCCGGCATCAGCCGGCTCGAACTCGCCGAGCGCACCGGGCTGACCCCGCAGGCCGTCAGCAAGATCACCGCCCGGCTGCGCGCCGACGGCCTCGCGGCGGAGGCGGGACGCCGCGCCTCCACGGGCGGCAAGCCCCGTACGGTGCTCCGCCTCGTCCCCGAGGCCGGTCACGCGGTCGGCCTCCACCTCGACCGGGACGAGCTGACGGCGGTCCTCTGCGATCTCACGGGGGCCGTGGTCGCCGAGCGGAGTGCGCGGCTCGGGCTGGGGGCCGGGGCCGAGGCGGTGGTGGAAGGGGCCGTCGGGGAGGTGGAGTCCCTGACCGCGGGGGTGGCGTCCGTGCTCGGGGTGGGGGTCGCGCTGCCGGGGCCTCTTGATCACGCGCGGGGGGTGTTGCACCGGGTCACCGGGTTTCCCGAGTGGGACGGGTTTCCGCTGCGGGACGCGCTGGCGGGGCGGCTCGGGGTGCCGGTGGTGGTGGACAAGGACACGAATGCGGCCGCGCTGGGGGTGGCGGTGGGGGGCGGCGGCTCCGCCGGGTCGGCCTCGGCCGGCTCGGCCGGGGCTGTCGGAGGGTCCTTCGCGTATCTGCACCTCGGTACGGGGCTGGGGGCCGGGCTCGTGATCGGTGGGGGCGTGCATCGGGGGGCCCGGACCGGGGCGGGGGAGTTCGGGCATCAGGTCATCCAGCTGGACGGGCCGGTGTGCGGGTGCGGGAACCGGGGGTGCATCGAGGTGCTGTGTCTGGATGCGGTGGGGCGGGGGGCCGTGGAGGAGGCGGCGCGGGTGCTGGGCGCGGGCGCGGCGAATCTGGTGGGGCTGCTGGATATCGATCTTGTGCTGTTGGGTGGGCGGACGGTGGCGGCCCATCAGGAGGCGTTTGTCCGGGGGGTCGGCGCGGTGCTGGAGGAGCGGGCCCTTCGGGAAGGGGTGGCGTCGGTGGTGCCGGTGCGGGTCGCTCCCGGCGGGGCTCGGGGGGTTGCGGAGGGGGCCGCCCAGTTGTTGTTGGCGCCGTTGTTCGGGCGGGGTGAGGGCTGA
- a CDS encoding TIGR03364 family FAD-dependent oxidoreductase, with amino-acid sequence MRVIVVGAGVVGTLHAWHAVERGHEVVQIEREAEARGASLRNFGQIWVSGRAGGEELETALRARELWEEIGARVPAVGFRANGSLTPVRGALELAVTEAALARPDAAARGYKLLTADEARAVNPALRGAFDAALYCERDAAVEPRTAQLALRAELLKSPNYTFLPGREVRDVVGEGAVRDDHGDVHTGDVVVLCTGAWLGGLVRELAGPELPVRRVRLQMMQTDPLGEPLTTSVADADSFRYYPAYRSPALDALDAHQPQSATAAAHRMQLLMVQRADGGLTIGDTHEYEHPFAFDTLEDPYDHLTEVVESFLGRPLPKIRRRWAGVYAQCVDPSRVVHRQRVRDGVWLVTGPGGRGMTCSPAIAETTADELGW; translated from the coding sequence GTGAGAGTGATAGTTGTCGGAGCCGGAGTGGTGGGCACCCTGCATGCCTGGCACGCAGTGGAGCGCGGCCACGAGGTCGTACAGATCGAGCGTGAGGCGGAGGCCCGCGGGGCCTCGCTGCGCAACTTCGGGCAGATCTGGGTGAGTGGTCGCGCGGGAGGAGAGGAGCTGGAAACCGCCCTGCGGGCGCGGGAGCTGTGGGAGGAGATCGGAGCCCGCGTGCCCGCGGTCGGCTTCCGGGCCAACGGGTCGCTGACCCCCGTCCGGGGAGCCCTCGAACTCGCCGTCACCGAGGCCGCCCTGGCCCGCCCGGACGCCGCCGCCCGCGGCTACAAGCTGCTCACGGCGGACGAGGCGCGCGCGGTGAACCCGGCGCTGCGGGGCGCGTTCGACGCCGCCCTGTACTGCGAGCGCGACGCGGCCGTCGAGCCGCGCACCGCCCAGCTCGCCCTCCGTGCCGAGCTGTTGAAGTCCCCGAACTACACCTTCCTGCCCGGGCGCGAAGTGCGTGACGTCGTCGGTGAGGGCGCCGTGCGCGACGATCATGGCGATGTGCACACCGGTGACGTCGTCGTCCTGTGCACGGGGGCCTGGCTCGGCGGTCTCGTACGGGAGCTGGCGGGGCCCGAGCTGCCCGTGCGGCGCGTACGGCTGCAGATGATGCAGACCGATCCGCTGGGCGAACCGCTCACCACATCCGTCGCCGACGCCGACAGCTTCCGGTACTACCCCGCATACCGCAGCCCCGCCCTCGACGCGCTCGACGCGCACCAGCCGCAGTCCGCGACCGCCGCCGCGCACCGGATGCAGCTGCTCATGGTGCAGCGCGCGGACGGCGGGCTGACCATCGGCGACACCCACGAGTACGAGCACCCCTTCGCCTTCGACACCCTCGAAGACCCCTACGACCACCTCACCGAGGTCGTCGAGTCCTTCCTCGGGCGGCCGCTGCCGAAGATCCGGCGCCGCTGGGCGGGCGTGTACGCGCAGTGCGTGGACCCGAGCCGGGTCGTGCACCGGCAGCGCGTGCGCGACGGGGTGTGGCTGGTCACCGGGCCCGGCGGGCGCGGCATGACCTGCTCGCCCGCCATCGCCGAGACAACCGCCGACGAACTGGGATGGTGA
- a CDS encoding kelch motif-containing protein, producing MKDGARRRRVRRLAITGVVVLALAGMNGPWLYRVGTEKYHQYTINKPEYKAANGHWDIVDFPEEYRLNTIHAALLHTGKVLLIAGSGNNQDNFDAKKFDTRIWDPVKGTIKKVPTPSDLFCTGHTQLSNGNLLIAGGTKRYEKLKGDVTKAGGLMIIHNENPDEPITLPAGTKFTGKSNGKTFVSKDPVLVPRAKKVFDKATGTFLRNDPGLGRIYVEAQKSGQKYETGTQDNYRVQGLTGADARNTYGIAQKLALDKKDFQGIRDAYEFDPVAEKYIKVDPMKEARWYPTLTTLSDGKILSLSGLDEIGQLVPGKNEVFDPKTRKWTYTKGIRQFPTYPAISLMQNGKLFYSGSNAGYGPDDVGRDPGVWDLDTNKFSKLKGLSDPALMETSGTVLLPPAQNEKYMVIGGGGVGESKLSSKKTRLIDLLADKARFVDGPELDKGTRYPQSSILPDDTVLVSGGSEDYRGRGDSNILEARIYQPKTNTFDRVADPLVGRNYHSGSILLPDGRVMFFGSDSLYADKANTKPGVFEQRIEIYTPPYLFRDARPSLSGGPKTIARGASATFTSAHTSSLKTARLIRPSASTHVTDVDQKSIALDFTKTKNGITVTVPKNRNLVGSGWYMLFVTDDQGTPSKAQWVRVP from the coding sequence ATGAAGGACGGTGCCCGCCGCCGCCGTGTCCGGCGCCTCGCGATAACGGGCGTGGTGGTGCTCGCGCTTGCCGGGATGAACGGGCCGTGGCTGTATCGCGTCGGCACGGAGAAGTACCACCAGTACACGATCAACAAGCCGGAGTACAAAGCGGCCAACGGCCACTGGGACATCGTCGATTTCCCCGAGGAATACCGGCTGAACACGATCCACGCGGCCCTGCTGCACACCGGCAAGGTCCTGCTGATCGCGGGCTCGGGCAACAACCAGGACAACTTCGACGCGAAGAAGTTCGACACGCGGATCTGGGACCCGGTCAAGGGGACCATCAAGAAGGTCCCGACGCCGAGCGACCTGTTCTGCACGGGGCATACACAGCTGTCCAACGGCAATCTGCTGATCGCGGGCGGCACGAAGCGCTACGAGAAGCTGAAGGGTGACGTCACCAAGGCCGGCGGCCTGATGATCATCCACAACGAGAACCCGGACGAGCCGATCACGCTGCCCGCGGGCACCAAGTTCACCGGCAAGTCGAACGGCAAGACGTTCGTGTCGAAGGACCCGGTGCTCGTCCCGCGCGCCAAGAAGGTCTTCGACAAGGCGACCGGCACGTTCCTGCGCAACGACCCCGGTCTCGGCCGTATCTACGTCGAGGCGCAGAAGAGCGGTCAGAAGTACGAGACGGGCACGCAGGACAACTACCGGGTCCAGGGCCTGACGGGCGCGGACGCGCGCAACACGTACGGCATCGCGCAGAAGCTCGCCCTCGACAAGAAGGACTTCCAGGGGATCCGGGACGCCTACGAGTTCGATCCGGTCGCCGAGAAGTACATCAAGGTCGACCCGATGAAGGAGGCCCGCTGGTACCCGACGCTGACCACCCTGTCGGACGGCAAGATCCTCTCACTGTCCGGCCTGGACGAGATAGGCCAGCTGGTCCCGGGCAAGAACGAGGTGTTCGACCCGAAGACCAGGAAGTGGACGTACACCAAGGGCATCCGGCAGTTCCCGACCTACCCGGCGATATCCCTGATGCAGAACGGCAAGCTGTTCTACTCGGGCTCGAACGCCGGTTACGGCCCCGACGACGTGGGCCGCGACCCCGGTGTCTGGGACCTGGACACCAACAAGTTCAGCAAGCTCAAGGGCCTGAGCGACCCGGCCCTGATGGAGACGTCCGGCACGGTGCTGCTGCCGCCCGCGCAGAACGAGAAGTACATGGTGATCGGCGGCGGCGGGGTCGGCGAGTCCAAGCTGTCCAGCAAGAAGACCCGGCTCATCGACCTGCTGGCGGACAAGGCGCGGTTCGTGGACGGGCCCGAGCTGGACAAGGGCACCCGCTACCCGCAGTCCTCGATCCTGCCCGACGACACCGTCCTGGTGTCCGGCGGCTCCGAGGACTACCGCGGACGCGGCGACTCCAACATCCTCGAGGCACGGATCTACCAGCCGAAGACCAACACCTTCGACCGGGTGGCCGACCCGCTGGTGGGCCGCAACTACCACTCGGGCTCGATCCTGCTGCCCGACGGCCGCGTGATGTTCTTCGGCTCCGACTCGCTCTACGCCGACAAGGCCAACACCAAGCCCGGCGTGTTCGAGCAGCGCATCGAGATCTACACCCCGCCGTACCTCTTCCGCGACGCGCGGCCCTCGCTCTCCGGCGGCCCGAAGACGATCGCCCGCGGCGCCTCGGCGACGTTCACCTCGGCGCACACCTCGAGTCTCAAGACGGCCCGGCTGATCCGGCCGAGCGCGTCCACCCACGTCACCGACGTCGACCAGAAGTCCATCGCGCTGGACTTCACGAAGACGAAGAACGGGATCACGGTGACGGTCCCGAAGAACCGCAATCTCGTCGGGTCCGGCTGGTACATGCTGTTCGTGACGGACGACCAGGGGACGCCGAGCAAGGCCCAGTGGGTCAGGGTGCCGTGA
- a CDS encoding class F sortase, whose translation MAERERPSGSGRLMTGVAWVVLLLGLWLWGHEVTDVRQGISAPTTGDIAAVGRPPEVRLPPALKPLGNARPQRVDIPSLGVQAPVVARGLDAHGAIDPPPFDQPGVVGWYAAGAKPGAAGTALFVGHVDTETRPAVFYKLSSTTRGDTVRVIRDDGTVAEFTVDDVQVLSHENFDAQQAYGVRKSGRAELRLITCGGAFDVASRTYTANVIVSAYLTGTGL comes from the coding sequence ATGGCCGAGCGCGAACGCCCGTCCGGTTCCGGGCGCCTGATGACCGGTGTCGCCTGGGTGGTGCTGCTGCTCGGGCTGTGGCTGTGGGGCCATGAGGTGACGGACGTACGGCAGGGGATATCGGCGCCGACCACGGGGGACATCGCGGCCGTCGGACGGCCGCCCGAGGTGCGGTTGCCGCCCGCGCTGAAGCCGCTCGGGAACGCGCGGCCGCAGCGCGTCGACATCCCGTCCCTGGGCGTGCAGGCGCCCGTCGTGGCGCGCGGGCTCGACGCGCACGGCGCGATCGATCCGCCGCCGTTCGACCAGCCGGGTGTGGTCGGCTGGTACGCCGCCGGGGCGAAGCCGGGGGCGGCCGGGACCGCGCTGTTCGTGGGGCATGTGGACACCGAGACCCGGCCTGCGGTCTTCTACAAGCTCAGCTCGACGACGCGCGGCGACACCGTCCGCGTGATCCGCGACGACGGTACGGTCGCCGAGTTCACCGTGGACGACGTCCAGGTGCTCTCGCACGAGAACTTCGACGCCCAACAGGCGTACGGCGTACGGAAGTCGGGGCGGGCCGAGCTGCGGCTCATCACCTGCGGCGGCGCCTTCGACGTGGCGAGCCGCACGTACACGGCGAACGTGATCGTGTCGGCGTACCTCACGGGAACCGGTCTGTGA
- a CDS encoding glycoside hydrolase family 6 protein, producing the protein MYGTRGAVTFSATMAATRASVAVATLLLAGCFSSGGDSDNGDGPGTGSKVTQQPKNSDPFWVNPEGNAAEQVATYMKAGRKDDAELIRKIAQQPTGEWIGAENPEQEARGFTEAAEKADRAAILVLYNIPHRDCGQFSQGGAADGNAYRAWIDGVAKGIEDRPATVILEPDAILHLVNQCTPEQYHEERYDLIKGAITKLKALKNTKVYVDAGNAGWGHPDQIFEPLKWAGIDQADGFSVNVSNFYSTQDSIAYGKQLSAKIGGKHFVIDTSRNGNGPYTGGKADENWCNPPGRALGETPTTKTADPLVDAYLWVKRPGESDGECKGGPKAGEWWADYALKLAKASR; encoded by the coding sequence ATGTACGGCACGAGGGGGGCTGTGACCTTTTCCGCCACTATGGCGGCGACCCGGGCGTCCGTGGCGGTGGCGACACTGCTGCTCGCGGGGTGTTTCTCCTCCGGGGGCGACAGCGACAACGGCGACGGTCCCGGTACCGGGTCCAAGGTCACACAACAGCCCAAGAATTCGGACCCGTTCTGGGTCAATCCGGAGGGGAACGCGGCCGAGCAGGTCGCCACCTATATGAAGGCGGGCCGGAAGGACGACGCCGAGCTGATCCGCAAGATCGCTCAGCAGCCGACCGGCGAGTGGATCGGCGCGGAGAACCCCGAACAGGAGGCGCGCGGCTTCACCGAGGCCGCCGAGAAGGCCGACCGCGCCGCCATCCTGGTCCTTTACAACATCCCGCACCGCGACTGCGGCCAGTTCTCGCAGGGCGGCGCGGCCGACGGCAACGCCTACCGGGCCTGGATCGACGGCGTCGCCAAGGGCATCGAGGACCGCCCCGCCACGGTGATACTCGAACCGGACGCGATCCTGCACCTGGTCAACCAGTGCACCCCGGAGCAGTACCACGAGGAGCGCTACGACCTCATCAAGGGCGCCATCACCAAGTTGAAGGCCCTGAAGAACACCAAGGTGTACGTGGACGCGGGCAACGCGGGCTGGGGCCACCCCGACCAGATCTTCGAGCCGCTGAAGTGGGCCGGCATCGACCAGGCCGACGGCTTCTCGGTCAACGTCTCCAACTTCTACTCGACGCAGGACTCCATCGCGTACGGCAAGCAGCTGTCCGCGAAGATCGGGGGCAAGCACTTCGTCATCGACACCAGCCGCAACGGCAACGGACCGTACACGGGCGGCAAGGCCGACGAGAACTGGTGCAACCCGCCGGGCCGCGCCCTGGGCGAGACCCCGACGACCAAGACCGCCGATCCGCTCGTCGACGCCTACCTGTGGGTCAAGCGGCCCGGCGAGTCGGACGGCGAGTGCAAGGGCGGGCCGAAGGCCGGTGAATGGTGGGCCGACTACGCGCTGAAGCTGGCGAAGGCGTCCCGGTAG
- a CDS encoding GntR family transcriptional regulator — protein MDYPNDQAPGAPVRSGIPEHGRIPKYYAVKAHIALLIEELGEGGLLPTERDLAEKYDVARETVRQALRELLLEGKLRRQGRGTVVAGPKLEQPLSLASYTEGVRRQGRTPGRTLVSLDRFPCPEALAAETGLTRGEPVWHMERVLLADDERVGLESTYVAVARVPGLDSDFNPDSSFYAYLRERGMAFGSADERIETVLATPREALLIGTPPALPMLLIHRVSRDAEGRPLERVRTLYRGDRFSFTTHLPG, from the coding sequence GTGGACTACCCGAACGACCAAGCCCCCGGCGCCCCCGTCCGCTCCGGCATCCCGGAGCACGGCCGTATCCCGAAGTACTACGCGGTGAAGGCGCACATCGCCCTGCTGATCGAGGAGTTGGGCGAAGGGGGGCTCCTGCCCACCGAGCGGGACCTCGCCGAGAAGTACGACGTCGCCCGTGAGACCGTGCGCCAGGCGCTGCGCGAGCTGCTGCTCGAAGGGAAGCTGCGGCGGCAGGGGCGGGGGACCGTGGTCGCCGGGCCCAAGCTGGAGCAGCCGCTCTCGCTCGCCAGTTACACCGAGGGCGTACGGCGGCAGGGGCGCACCCCCGGCCGTACGCTCGTCTCGCTCGACCGGTTCCCCTGCCCGGAGGCGCTCGCCGCCGAGACCGGGCTCACGCGCGGTGAACCCGTCTGGCACATGGAGCGCGTCCTGCTCGCGGACGACGAGCGGGTCGGGCTGGAGAGCACGTACGTCGCCGTGGCCCGCGTGCCCGGCCTCGACAGCGACTTCAACCCCGATTCTTCCTTCTACGCCTACCTCCGAGAGCGAGGCATGGCCTTCGGCTCCGCCGACGAGCGCATCGAGACCGTCCTCGCGACCCCGCGCGAGGCGCTGCTCATCGGGACCCCGCCCGCCCTGCCGATGCTGCTGATCCACCGGGTCTCGCGGGACGCGGAGGGGCGTCCGCTGGAACGGGTGCGGACCCTCTACCGGGGGGATCGCTTCTCGTTCACCACTCACCTCCCCGGCTGA
- a CDS encoding phosphonatase-like hydrolase: protein MVSELTPIRLVVLDMAGTTVADGGLVERAFAAAAGELGVEPGSADHAEKLDYVRATMGESKISVFRHLFGDEQRAQRANSAFEKAYGELVDGGHIAPVDGAREAIEELTAGGRTVVLTTGFARVTQDAILDALGWRDLVPHTLCPADAGGRGRPYPDMVLEAFLRTKAAEDVRQVAVVGDTSYDMLSGVRAGAGVVAGVLTGAHGDEALRAAGATSVLGSVAELPALLNGGG from the coding sequence ATGGTGAGCGAGTTGACCCCCATACGACTTGTCGTGCTCGACATGGCCGGTACCACCGTCGCCGACGGCGGACTCGTCGAGCGTGCCTTCGCCGCGGCCGCCGGGGAACTGGGCGTCGAGCCCGGATCCGCCGACCACGCCGAGAAGCTCGACTACGTCCGGGCCACCATGGGCGAGTCCAAGATCTCCGTCTTCCGGCACCTGTTCGGGGACGAGCAGCGCGCCCAGCGGGCCAACTCCGCCTTCGAGAAGGCATACGGCGAACTCGTCGACGGCGGGCACATCGCCCCGGTCGACGGAGCCCGCGAGGCGATCGAGGAGCTCACGGCCGGCGGCCGGACGGTGGTGCTCACCACCGGGTTCGCCCGGGTCACCCAGGACGCCATCCTCGACGCCCTGGGCTGGCGTGACCTCGTGCCGCACACGTTGTGCCCGGCGGACGCGGGGGGCCGCGGGCGGCCGTACCCCGACATGGTGCTGGAGGCGTTCCTGCGGACCAAGGCCGCGGAGGACGTACGGCAGGTCGCCGTCGTGGGCGACACCTCGTACGACATGCTCAGCGGCGTACGGGCCGGGGCCGGGGTCGTGGCCGGGGTGCTCACCGGGGCGCACGGGGACGAGGCGCTGCGCGCGGCGGGGGCCACGTCTGTGCTCGGGTCGGTCGCCGAACTGCCCGCCCTCCTCAACGGAGGTGGATGA